The Coffea arabica cultivar ET-39 chromosome 6e, Coffea Arabica ET-39 HiFi, whole genome shotgun sequence genome contains the following window.
TCTTGCTGCAGCGTGATGAAAACGTAGTCCATCTCGGAGATTTCTATATGCAGGTTATATAATCAAACAAAATTCATTTGTCCTAGTCTTTTAATTTATTAGCATGATCATTTGCTTTCTTTGTGTCTTGTAAAGCTTTTTAATGAAGCCACATATATAGACGGGTATTATTGTCTTGAAGGATATGAGAGAATATACAGCAATGGATTTGTCTCCTGATTCCACGTTGAGAGATTTTAGTAATGGATTACTAGCTAGCTAGTATGATTGATGGTATTAAATTAAGGCATGAAGAAAAATACTTTACTTTTGGTTAGCATGAGAATAAAAGAGTTGCATTTTGTATATCTTGTAAGCTGCATTGCATGGTGGTTTCTAGGTTAATCGGTCCAAAGAAATTGGCTGCCGAATTCGTGTCGAACCATTATACCTTATAAACTTGGCCAAGTTGTACGTGCAGGAGAGATAAGCATATGCTAAATTGATAATAGTTGCTGAAAATAACGTCAATAACTGAAAACGAAGAACTGACAATTGGATGAAtttcaatcaagaaaaaaaaaaatgcccttGTTGAAATAATGGTGTGTTGAGGCCTGGATGAAGGTTGTAGAACCTGGTAATTAGAATTGCATGGCGTATGACTAGTCATTTTAGTGGCTTATGATTTTATTATGTATCCTTTTGGCAGTGCATGTTAGGAATTGATTCCTATATCTATCTTTGGGAAAGTGAAATCCCATTTCATTTCCCTATCCCAAGCACGTTTTTGGAatcttgagattttgaaaactgCTTGGTTTCAAGATAATGAATTCCTAAAATTTGGCTTCTTTTCTTCAAGCTTCTTGCTTTCAGGTACACTTACTTTATGAGTTGCAACTAGTGGCAAGAAGCTAGGATTCTGATAACATTAGGTAGCacagatttctttttttctttcgtcaccaaaaagtttttcatcctCATCAGTCGTCACTAAATTCTAAGGAATAACTAATAAGTCTTCTGGAGTTGTGAATATGTGCCAGCATTTCATGGAATTATTAATTTCATAAGCATCAGTAGTGGATAATAAAAAGAATAATTAAATCACTGAACATATGCCAGTCTTCCGGATGAAATTATTGAGCTACAGATGCCCTGCACTGTATTCTTCAGCCATATCTGATAATAAGTTGGTAACTAAAACCTAACCTGCTGTCAAAAACTgagcattttttctttcccttttaacCAGTTGAAAgtaaaaattcatcaaatatcttcttttattttttttttcaattgataATAGTAGTTTTAAAGGGCCACCAGGCGAATGTGATGAAAATGGAATTGAAATTCGGGGTGTGGAGAGGGGAAGAATCAGTTTATTGAGTGGCACTATAATTGATGGAAAAGACAACATTCCTATAGATTATTAAAGTAAGACTTGACCTAGGAGGAAGTTGTTTTCTGTTTATTTTCTAAAAGCTTTGGCATTGGTTTTGTCAAAAGATCATTGTTCCTTCCTTATCCATTTAAAGAATAATTTAAAGATTAAGCTGTTGACACAATAGCAAGAAATCTTATTAATGAagtctttttcaaaaaaaaaaaaaaaaaaaatcttattaaTGAAGTCTTGTtctagcatatatatatatatgaatttgatGACTCCACTTCTGAAATTACAGATGGTTCCTGTTCATTTTTGTCTAACCTGCTCTTGTTGATGCCTTCTGTCCTTTTTGCCACAGCTTATTCTTCTAAGGAGTTCGTCAATAAAAAAGATCGATTCCCTACAGTTATTTCTTGCAACTTTGGTCTTGATAATTTCAGTGGAACTCACCTTTTGTTGCTGTTCTTGGTCCAAAGTTTTGAGTTGTTGCATCTCACCAGCATAATCATAATACCATCAATGAATATCCAAAAGATTGGGAGCTATGAAAGAATGCTGCAGAACTGTGGACACACAAGTGATTATGCTTCAGAATTTTCATACAGGTTTCCCCATAGTTTTGGTAATCCGCCGGAGTCCTCCGACATGGGGCTTTGTTTTCAGTCAGCAGCCAGAGATGATGGCTCACAGAGGCAAAACTTTTGGCCTAATAACTCATCTAGCACCATTATGGGCCAAATTGGATCAGCTTCTGCTTTCTATGCAGCGGAAGTTTACATGGGATTAACACAGCTTGATGCCAGAGATAATCAGTCCACCTGCAGCACCCAGCTTTCGAAGATTAATCATGATGTACATATTCCATCATATGACCAATCTGAGAATTGTTTATTTACAGATTCACCTCCAAGAAAGCTAGAGCCCTGCAGCTTCCCAGCGAATAACGCCTTGCCAGCGGTTCCAAACTCTCAAACCCCAAACAGCCAATATATCAGTTCAGAAGCATCCTATAGACATCCCTTTAGTGATCTTACAGAGAAAGAGAGGCTGTGGCAACTCAAAAAGAAACTGTTGGGTGACGTTGATAATCCCAATAAGAGACAGCATACCATGCCTCTTCAGAGAAATCAAGATGTCGGAGTAAGTTTTTTTCAGAAGAATAATCTCATTTCTGGATGCGAAGCACGAATTCTTTTATGTTCTGATTGTTGCTAGAAATGTCCTCACAGGTCTCGTGCAATTTGTACGACTCCCACTTCCCAAATGCGAAGCCGTCTGGGAGAAGTTCTGGATGTATTTCTCCTATTTCCACCAATCCTGCCTCTGCTGCAGGAGCTGTAACCAACAAGACACGGATCAGATGGACTCAGGAGCTTCATGATCGATTTGTCGAGTGTGTAAACCACCTTGGTGGTGCTGACAGTAAGTCGTTAAATACAGACCTTTTTCTGTCTATAAGAAACATATCGTTGTTGACAAACTTTTGGATCATACTCAGAGGCTACACCCAAGGCAATACTAAGGCTGATGGAATGGGAGGGACTAACCATCTTCCATGTCAAAAGTCATTTGCAGGTATTTCTTTCTGGATGACTTCAATTCTTAAGCTGATTTCTGCGCTCTGTATCCATTTCTAAATCaggtttcttctttttctcatttGTTTTCTTTGTAGAAATATCGAAATGCAAAGTACATCCCAGCATCTGCAGAAGGTACACGCTTGACAAACAATTTTGCACAATATGTGAGGAAAGTTGTCATGTTTGATCCTAAGATTGCTTCAGGTTATTCATTTGCAGTGTAATTGGTAATAACAAGATCAGTATTGCAATCTCGACAAAGCCATAACATGGTTTAAAGGGTTTACATCAATTATTGAACCAACACTTTATAAAGATTATCATTTGTAAACTTGGACAAGCAATATACATTCACCGTTTCAGCCCCTGCCATCCTTTTCCTATTAAACATTTGCATCCGGTAACTTGGAGCTATGAAGACAGGAAGTTTTAAATGTCTTCTCCTACAGAAGCAGCTAGTGAGAAAATAATTTTGGGGCTAGAAAGCATCTCTGCTTAAATTGCATATGTTATCAGCATTTACGAAACTGATTCTAGTTTAAACTGATCATCCTTGTCATTGCAGGAAAATCTGACAAAGGACCTTGCACAAGCAATGCAGCACAGATTGACATAAAAAAGTAATAACTCATTCTTAGCAAGAACCCATGATATAATTTAGTCTGTTCTTTTTGGTTTCCAGACTTTGTTTAGTATGTTCTTTTAGCTCTCTGATGTAATGCTTAACCTTATATTGAAACCTACTCATTCATATCATTTAATCCCTCTAAATGGAGCAACGATGGATCATCAGTAATGAAACTAAAACTCCGGCATTCAATTCTCCAGAATTTTTGAGAGAGGATGTTTAGCATCTGAAACCTGACTCTTTTTTGGCAGTGGAATGCAACTCAAGGAAGCGTTACAGCTGCAACTGGATGTCCAGAGGCGTCTTCATGATCAATTAGAGGTAGCATTTTGGTACTCTAATGAGATTAATAAACTTGCTAGAGATCCAACAAAGAGGTTCACAATTTCTGTACTGATAGAaatcaaatttatttttctcattcctCTTTTCATAATCATAATCTAAAACAGCAGATAAAATACAAAACGTTTTACAGCTGTTAAGTTTCTTAACGAGATGGAAATGTGCAGAATCTTATAGATCAGGGAATCTAAATGACACATCCAGTAACTGTTTATGCTCATTTACAGATATTCATATCTATCTGCATCATAATTCAGTTTTATAGTGCATTTCCTACAAGAATCTTTCTCTTCCCGGGAATAATCCATCAGGAGCAGTTCTACTTCTACAACTGATACTGTCACAGTTAATTCTTGAGTATCCTTTTAAGCTTCTTGCCCTTGTGTGGTTAGGTACAGCGCAAATTACAGTTGAGCATTGAAGAACAAGCAAGACAGTTGAAACTGATACTTGATAAGCAGCAAGAAACTGCAAAGAGCCTATTGGAAACTCAAAATTCAGCAATTACATCTCCCACTTACCTGTCTACCACACTTGAAAATGTAGATATTCTGATTTCAGAAGATTCTGAGAGTACCCCTTTCTCATCTAAAATAAGCTAGATGAAATGGGATCATAATCAAGTCAATATCTATCCTGTAAGCCTGCTTGTAGAATTCTGCAGAAGAAAAGAATTGCTTCAGTGATATCAATGCCCCACAACTTTGCTACTCAGACGATGGGGAATTAAAAGGGACCCTTGAGTTGAGCTTTCTTGAAACATAACTTGGTTGGAAAGCAAGAGCAAATTACACACCATTAGGCAATAGGAACTTTCACATACATATTGATTGTATTACAACAAATCAAAGTCTGAAAATTGACGAACATCCATGATGATTAGCTTGTGTATGGTCTTTcttgattttgaaattttgcgCATGATAAGCATAAATTGCATCGAAATCTTTGAGGAGTTCTGAGTTATATATGGTACAAAAGATTGTGTTTTATACTCACAGCTGAATGATCACAAGTTTGTGTACAGGATGAGATTTTGTCACAGGAatgttttcaactttttgatgCTAAGTTCCAGATAGCAATCTTTGGTCACAAAAAATTTGTCCTGATAACAAGTGTTGATACCAAAGCACTAAAAATTGGATAAGGACATTGCTGTAAATACAATATGCACAAAACAATGAAGAGTGAActcagaaaaaattaaaaagagaaaggggaatttttttttttttttttttaaaaaaaaagcagcCACCATCAAACAAGAAGTATAAATAGGTAACTAAAGATTAACGGCAAGggaatttgaaattagaactAAAGAAAATCCCTGCGATTGTGATCGCCTTGGTGTCAGCTGCTATTGTGACC
Protein-coding sequences here:
- the LOC113697596 gene encoding uncharacterized protein, with the protein product MNIQKIGSYERMLQNCGHTSDYASEFSYRFPHSFGNPPESSDMGLCFQSAARDDGSQRQNFWPNNSSSTIMGQIGSASAFYAAEVYMGLTQLDARDNQSTCSTQLSKINHDVHIPSYDQSENCLFTDSPPRKLEPCSFPANNALPAVPNSQTPNSQYISSEASYRHPFSDLTEKERLWQLKKKLLGDVDNPNKRQHTMPLQRNQDVGVSCNLYDSHFPNAKPSGRSSGCISPISTNPASAAGAVTNKTRIRWTQELHDRFVECVNHLGGADKATPKAILRLMEWEGLTIFHVKSHLQKYRNAKYIPASAEGKSDKGPCTSNAAQIDIKNGMQLKEALQLQLDVQRRLHDQLEVQRKLQLSIEEQARQLKLILDKQQETAKSLLETQNSAITSPTYLSTTLENVDILISEDSESTPFSSKIS